A stretch of the Arthrobacter sp. PAMC 25486 genome encodes the following:
- the infB gene encoding translation initiation factor IF-2, with protein sequence MAKARVHELAKELGITSKEALGKLTEMGEFVRSASSTIEAPVVRKLRDAFPTAAKPADSAPAAPAAQTKTAETKAAAPAAAAKNGAPAVVPGPKAPAAKPGAKSAPAPAAPVAATPAAAVAPAPAAPAAPVAEAPAAQAAAPKAATPGAPRPGNNPFATSQGMPRSGSRNERTDNRGGDNRTDNRGGDNRTDNRGGENRAPRPAGAGAPRPGNNPFAPSQGMPRPGAPRSAEAGAAGPRPGGPRPPAGAPRPGAPRPAGAAGAGGPRPGAPRPGGAARPTPGMMPNRTERPAAPGRGTDRPGAPGRGRPGAPGATPGGAPGGAPAGGGFGKGGRGRGGTQGAFGKGGAGRGKQRKSKRAKRQELEQMSAPSLGGVSVPRGNGTTVIRLRRGASISDFADKIEANPAALVTVLFHLGEMATATQSLDEDTFALLGTELGYKVQVVSPEDEERELLSSFDIDFDAELEAEGDEDLEVRPPVVTVMGHVDHGKTRLLDAIRKSDVVADEHGGITQHIGAYQIVHEHEGTDRKITFIDTPGHEAFTAMRARGAKVTDIAVLVVAADDGVMPQTIEALNHAQAAGVPIVVAVNKIDKEAANPEKIRGQLTEYGLVPEEYGGDTMFIDVSARNGINIEELLEAVLLTADAALDMRANPNKDARGIAIEANLDKGRGSVATVLVQSGTLHVGDTIVAGTAHGRVRAMFDENGDAITEAGPSRPVQVLGLSNVPRAGDTFFVTGDERTARQIAEKREAADRNAALAKRRKRISLEDFDQAVADGKVDTLNLILKGDVSGAVEALEDSLLKIDVGEGVQLRVIHRGVGAITQNDVNLATVDNAIIIGFNVKPAERVAELADREGVDMRFYSVIYGAIDDIELALKGMLKPEYEEAELGTAEIREVFRSSKHGNIAGSIVRSGIIRRNTKARVLRAGKIIGDNLTVDSLKRFKDDATEVRTDFECGIGLGSFNDLQAEDIIQTFEMREKPRV encoded by the coding sequence GTGGCCAAGGCCCGCGTCCACGAGCTTGCAAAAGAGCTCGGTATCACCTCTAAAGAAGCACTCGGCAAGTTGACCGAGATGGGCGAATTCGTTCGCTCAGCGTCTTCCACCATTGAGGCCCCCGTCGTAAGGAAACTTCGCGACGCATTCCCCACGGCAGCCAAGCCTGCCGACTCTGCTCCGGCCGCGCCGGCAGCACAGACTAAAACTGCTGAAACCAAGGCAGCTGCCCCCGCGGCTGCTGCAAAGAACGGTGCCCCGGCAGTTGTGCCCGGCCCGAAGGCTCCGGCTGCGAAGCCGGGCGCCAAGAGTGCACCGGCGCCGGCCGCGCCTGTCGCAGCAACACCCGCTGCGGCGGTTGCTCCTGCGCCGGCTGCTCCTGCAGCTCCCGTGGCGGAAGCCCCGGCTGCACAGGCTGCTGCGCCGAAGGCTGCAACACCCGGTGCCCCGCGCCCCGGCAACAACCCCTTCGCAACGTCACAGGGCATGCCCCGTTCCGGCAGCCGCAACGAGCGCACCGACAACCGTGGCGGCGACAACCGCACCGACAACCGTGGCGGCGACAACCGCACCGACAACCGTGGCGGCGAAAACCGTGCACCGCGTCCTGCGGGGGCCGGTGCTCCGCGCCCCGGCAACAACCCCTTTGCACCCTCGCAGGGCATGCCCCGTCCGGGTGCTCCCCGCAGCGCCGAAGCCGGTGCCGCTGGTCCCCGTCCCGGTGGTCCCCGTCCTCCGGCAGGTGCACCCCGCCCAGGTGCACCCCGCCCGGCTGGTGCAGCCGGTGCCGGTGGTCCCCGTCCGGGTGCCCCGCGCCCCGGTGGTGCGGCCCGTCCGACTCCCGGCATGATGCCCAACCGCACCGAGCGCCCTGCTGCGCCCGGTCGCGGAACTGACCGTCCCGGTGCTCCGGGCCGCGGTCGTCCGGGTGCTCCCGGAGCCACTCCGGGTGGCGCACCAGGCGGCGCTCCCGCCGGTGGTGGCTTTGGCAAGGGTGGCCGCGGTCGCGGTGGCACCCAGGGTGCCTTCGGCAAGGGCGGCGCAGGCCGTGGCAAGCAGCGCAAGTCGAAGCGTGCCAAGCGCCAAGAGCTGGAGCAGATGAGTGCTCCTTCACTGGGCGGCGTATCGGTACCCCGCGGTAACGGCACCACCGTTATCCGTTTGCGTCGTGGCGCGTCCATCTCGGACTTTGCCGACAAGATCGAGGCAAACCCGGCAGCACTGGTGACGGTGCTGTTCCACCTCGGTGAAATGGCAACTGCGACACAGTCACTGGACGAAGACACCTTCGCCCTGTTGGGCACCGAGCTGGGCTACAAGGTCCAGGTCGTGTCCCCCGAGGATGAAGAGCGCGAACTGCTCAGCAGCTTCGACATCGACTTCGACGCGGAGCTTGAAGCTGAAGGCGACGAAGACCTTGAAGTTCGTCCCCCCGTTGTCACCGTCATGGGTCACGTCGACCACGGTAAGACACGCCTGTTGGACGCGATCCGCAAGTCGGACGTTGTTGCCGATGAGCACGGTGGCATCACCCAGCACATCGGTGCCTACCAGATCGTGCACGAGCACGAAGGTACAGATCGTAAGATCACCTTCATTGACACCCCCGGCCACGAGGCGTTCACCGCCATGCGTGCCCGAGGGGCGAAGGTCACCGACATCGCCGTGCTGGTTGTCGCAGCGGACGACGGCGTCATGCCGCAGACCATTGAGGCGCTCAACCACGCCCAGGCCGCCGGTGTACCGATTGTGGTCGCAGTGAACAAGATCGACAAGGAAGCAGCCAACCCGGAGAAGATCCGTGGCCAGCTGACCGAATACGGCCTGGTTCCTGAAGAATACGGTGGCGACACCATGTTCATTGACGTGTCAGCCCGCAATGGCATCAACATCGAGGAACTCCTCGAAGCTGTGCTGTTGACAGCCGACGCTGCCCTGGACATGCGCGCCAACCCGAACAAGGACGCCCGAGGCATCGCGATTGAAGCCAACCTGGACAAGGGGCGCGGTTCCGTGGCTACTGTTCTGGTTCAGTCCGGTACCTTGCACGTCGGTGACACCATTGTTGCCGGCACCGCCCACGGCCGTGTCCGTGCGATGTTCGATGAGAACGGTGACGCCATCACCGAGGCTGGACCCTCACGTCCGGTCCAGGTTTTGGGTCTGTCCAACGTTCCCCGTGCAGGTGACACGTTCTTCGTTACCGGGGATGAGCGTACGGCCCGCCAGATCGCTGAAAAGCGTGAAGCAGCAGACCGCAACGCCGCACTGGCCAAGCGCCGCAAGCGCATCAGCCTGGAAGACTTCGATCAGGCCGTTGCAGACGGTAAGGTTGACACCCTTAACCTCATCCTCAAGGGTGACGTGTCCGGTGCTGTTGAAGCACTGGAAGACTCGTTGCTCAAGATCGATGTTGGCGAAGGCGTGCAGCTGCGCGTCATCCACCGCGGTGTCGGTGCCATCACGCAGAACGACGTCAACCTGGCCACCGTGGACAACGCCATCATCATCGGCTTCAACGTCAAGCCGGCCGAGCGCGTTGCCGAACTGGCTGACCGTGAAGGCGTCGACATGCGCTTCTACTCGGTCATCTATGGCGCCATTGATGATATTGAGCTGGCTCTCAAGGGCATGCTCAAGCCTGAGTACGAGGAAGCCGAACTCGGTACCGCCGAAATCCGCGAGGTATTCCGCTCTTCCAAGCATGGCAACATCGCTGGTTCCATCGTCCGTTCCGGCATCATCCGCCGTAACACGAAGGCTCGCGTGCTTCGTGCCGGGAAGATCATTGGCGACAACCTCACCGTTGACTCGCTCAAGCGCTTCAAGGATGACGCAACCGAAGTCCGCACCGACTTCGAGTGTGGTATCGGTTTGGGATCGTTCAACGACCTGCAGGCCGAGGACATCATCCAGACGTTCGAAATGCGCGAGAAGCCCCGCGTGTAA
- the rbfA gene encoding 30S ribosome-binding factor RbfA has protein sequence MADSARASKLAQRIKVVVAEGLRSRVKDPRVEGITVTDARVTNDLQHATIYYTVFGDETASSEAKIGLERAKGVLRAEVGKNITVRLTPTLEFIADEIPENASNLEALLRVAKERDAKLAEISANAEFAGEADPYKKPEDESEEA, from the coding sequence ATGGCTGATTCAGCCCGCGCGTCCAAGCTGGCACAGCGCATCAAGGTTGTGGTGGCTGAAGGCCTCCGCTCGAGGGTCAAGGATCCCCGCGTGGAAGGCATCACCGTCACCGACGCGCGCGTGACCAACGATCTGCAGCACGCCACCATCTACTACACGGTGTTCGGTGACGAGACCGCCAGTTCCGAGGCCAAGATCGGCCTGGAGCGCGCCAAAGGCGTCCTGCGTGCGGAGGTGGGCAAGAACATCACCGTTCGCCTGACCCCCACGCTGGAGTTCATCGCGGACGAGATCCCCGAGAACGCCTCCAACCTTGAAGCGTTGCTGCGTGTGGCCAAGGAGCGCGACGCCAAGCTGGCCGAGATCTCCGCCAACGCCGAGTTCGCTGGTGAGGCAGACCCGTACAAGAAGCCTGAGGACGAGTCCGAAGAGGCTTAA
- a CDS encoding acyl-CoA dehydrogenase family protein, whose protein sequence is MDASDLISFDSLLNADELALRDKVRSFVQEEIKPHIAGWFEQAQFPLEIVPELAKLGVLGMHLDGYGCAGASAVAYGLAAAELEAGDSGIRTFVSVQGSLTMSAIHQHGSEEHKQQWLPQLAAGEAIGCFGLTEPTAGSDPGAMTTFARRDGSDWVLNGRKRWIGLASVAQLAVIWAQTDAGVRGFLVPTDTPGFTASAIGHKLSMRASIQCDIILDEVRLPADAILPGAVGLKGPLMCLNEARYGIVWGAMGAARDAFEDALAYSKQRLQFGKPLAGYQLTQQKLVNMALEINKGFLLALHLGRLKDAGALAPHQISVGKLNNCREAIEICREARTILGGNGITLEYSPMRHANNLESVRTYEGTDEVHTLILGHKLTGENAFG, encoded by the coding sequence ATGGACGCCTCGGACCTCATCTCCTTCGACTCGCTGCTGAACGCCGATGAGCTCGCGCTGCGCGACAAGGTGCGCAGCTTTGTGCAGGAGGAGATCAAGCCGCACATTGCCGGCTGGTTTGAGCAGGCACAGTTTCCGCTGGAGATAGTGCCCGAACTGGCTAAACTGGGTGTGCTGGGCATGCACCTGGACGGTTACGGCTGTGCAGGTGCCAGCGCGGTTGCATACGGTCTGGCTGCGGCTGAGCTGGAGGCAGGGGATTCAGGCATCCGCACCTTTGTTTCGGTGCAGGGCTCGTTGACGATGTCGGCCATTCACCAACATGGCTCGGAAGAACACAAGCAGCAGTGGCTGCCGCAGCTGGCGGCGGGGGAGGCCATCGGCTGCTTCGGCCTGACCGAGCCCACGGCCGGTTCGGATCCGGGAGCCATGACAACTTTTGCCCGGCGGGACGGCAGCGACTGGGTGCTCAACGGGCGCAAACGCTGGATCGGGCTGGCCTCCGTGGCCCAGCTGGCCGTGATCTGGGCGCAGACCGATGCCGGCGTGCGCGGCTTCCTCGTCCCCACGGATACGCCGGGGTTCACGGCTTCAGCCATCGGCCACAAGCTGTCGATGCGGGCCTCCATCCAATGTGACATCATCCTTGACGAGGTGCGGCTGCCGGCCGACGCGATCCTGCCGGGCGCGGTGGGTTTGAAGGGGCCGCTGATGTGCTTGAATGAGGCGCGTTACGGCATCGTGTGGGGTGCCATGGGCGCCGCCCGCGACGCCTTCGAGGACGCCCTGGCCTACTCCAAGCAGCGCCTGCAATTCGGCAAACCGCTGGCCGGCTACCAGCTGACACAGCAAAAACTCGTGAACATGGCCCTGGAAATCAACAAGGGATTCCTGCTGGCGCTCCACCTGGGCCGGCTCAAAGATGCCGGGGCACTGGCACCCCACCAGATCAGTGTGGGCAAGCTGAACAACTGCCGCGAGGCCATCGAGATCTGCCGCGAGGCCCGCACCATCCTGGGTGGCAACGGCATCACCCTGGAATACTCGCCCATGCGCCACGCAAACAACCTGGAGTCGGTGCGCACCTATGAGGGCACCGACGAGGTCCACACACTGATCCTGGGCCACAAGCTCACGGGCGAGAACGCCTTCGGCTAA
- a CDS encoding ScyD/ScyE family protein: MKSRIAALAAACTFAMILSAGPALAHSGNSSGNGYNNSGHNNNAGYNGGHGNHQPSPVTEVASQLISPLKVAFGPKGSFLVAESFAGTLSSISAKGVKTTVASAPGQEFAGVSYLDGKTYYFNNDQGTGPEPGGVLLPARLMQIDQRGNSRQITDLADFEAANDPDGNTMYGVRDAAPECLAQAPYMQSMGEVFSHPYSSAPANNGVYVGDAGANAILFVNKHGNVKLIKALPAEAITIDAAVVAVAAEADMAVPECMVGLKYYAQPVPTDIEVSGQWLYYTVLPGVPGESLGVGKAYRMNLHSGKTQLLAQNLSAPTGIAVDRNNNVYVAQLMGDGISQIKNGKVSSVFPAMMASDVEVSGKTLAMLTNALADTGGSLITKGIR, from the coding sequence ATGAAGTCAAGAATTGCGGCCCTGGCGGCTGCCTGCACATTTGCCATGATTCTCAGCGCAGGGCCTGCCTTGGCCCATTCGGGAAACAGCTCGGGAAACGGCTACAACAACTCAGGACACAACAACAACGCCGGCTACAACGGGGGCCACGGCAATCACCAGCCTTCCCCTGTCACCGAAGTTGCTTCGCAGCTGATCAGCCCCTTGAAAGTTGCTTTTGGGCCGAAGGGCAGCTTCCTTGTGGCGGAATCCTTTGCCGGGACGCTCAGCAGCATTTCAGCGAAGGGTGTCAAGACCACTGTGGCGAGTGCCCCCGGGCAGGAATTCGCAGGTGTCTCCTACCTGGACGGCAAGACGTACTACTTCAACAATGACCAGGGCACCGGTCCCGAACCGGGAGGCGTCCTGCTCCCGGCCAGGCTCATGCAGATCGACCAACGCGGCAACAGCCGCCAGATCACTGACCTGGCCGATTTTGAGGCAGCCAACGACCCCGACGGCAACACCATGTACGGTGTCCGTGACGCCGCACCCGAATGCCTGGCCCAGGCACCCTACATGCAGTCAATGGGCGAGGTGTTCTCGCACCCGTATTCCTCGGCACCAGCCAATAACGGCGTGTATGTTGGCGATGCCGGCGCCAACGCCATCCTGTTCGTGAACAAGCACGGCAACGTCAAGCTCATCAAGGCACTGCCCGCCGAGGCCATCACCATTGACGCCGCAGTGGTCGCCGTTGCCGCCGAGGCGGACATGGCGGTTCCGGAGTGCATGGTGGGACTGAAGTACTACGCCCAGCCCGTCCCCACCGACATTGAGGTCAGCGGGCAGTGGTTGTACTACACGGTGCTTCCCGGCGTTCCCGGAGAGTCCCTCGGCGTGGGCAAGGCCTACCGGATGAATCTGCACAGCGGCAAGACCCAGTTGCTCGCGCAGAACCTCTCCGCACCGACAGGCATCGCCGTTGACCGCAACAACAACGTCTACGTGGCCCAGCTCATGGGCGACGGCATCAGCCAAATCAAGAACGGCAAGGTCAGCAGCGTGTTCCCTGCCATGATGGCCTCCGACGTTGAAGTCAGCGGCAAAACCCTGGCGATGCTCACCAACGCCTTGGCCGACACCGGCGGCAGCCTCATCACGAAGGGGATCCGCTAA
- the truB gene encoding tRNA pseudouridine(55) synthase TruB encodes MLSGLVIVDKPQGWTSHDVVGRMRRLAGTRKVGHAGTLDPMATGVLVVGINKATRLLTYIVGTSKTYEATIRLGSTTVTDDAEGETTATTSADGVTDEAVEAGIAKLRGPIEQVPSSVSAIKVNGERAYARVRSGEDVKLAARPVTIHSFDVLDIRRGTHDGVAYVDVDASVRCSSGTYIRALARDLGADLGVGGHLTALRRSSVGPYTLEQARTLEQLADELNILDIADAARALMSVRELSAAEAIELSFGRRIPASVEGTHTSEDPAAAFAPDGTLVALLADAGKYAKPILVFPPDPAPAPSTAPSATHNATPAAGEPAK; translated from the coding sequence GTGCTTTCTGGACTGGTAATCGTAGACAAACCGCAGGGATGGACCAGCCACGATGTGGTCGGCCGGATGCGAAGGCTGGCAGGGACCCGAAAAGTTGGGCATGCCGGCACCCTTGACCCCATGGCAACCGGCGTGTTGGTGGTGGGCATCAACAAGGCCACCCGCCTGCTGACCTACATCGTTGGCACCTCAAAAACCTATGAGGCCACCATCAGGCTCGGCTCCACCACCGTCACCGACGACGCCGAAGGCGAGACCACGGCGACCACCTCTGCCGACGGTGTCACGGACGAGGCCGTCGAGGCTGGCATCGCGAAGCTGCGCGGGCCCATCGAACAGGTGCCCAGCAGTGTCAGCGCCATCAAGGTCAACGGCGAGCGGGCCTATGCCCGGGTCCGGTCCGGGGAAGACGTGAAGCTGGCCGCCCGCCCCGTCACCATCCACTCCTTTGACGTCTTGGACATTCGCCGCGGCACGCACGACGGCGTTGCGTACGTTGACGTGGATGCCTCCGTGCGCTGTTCCTCAGGAACATACATTCGCGCACTCGCCAGGGATCTCGGCGCCGACCTTGGCGTGGGTGGTCACCTGACGGCGCTGCGCCGCAGCAGCGTTGGCCCCTACACCTTGGAACAGGCCCGCACGTTGGAGCAGCTGGCCGACGAGCTGAACATCCTTGACATCGCCGACGCCGCCAGGGCCTTGATGTCGGTGCGTGAACTCTCGGCCGCCGAAGCCATTGAGCTGTCTTTTGGCCGGCGCATCCCCGCCAGTGTGGAGGGTACCCACACCAGCGAAGACCCGGCCGCGGCTTTTGCCCCCGACGGCACACTTGTTGCGCTGCTGGCCGACGCCGGCAAGTACGCGAAACCCATCCTCGTGTTCCCGCCGGACCCGGCACCCGCGCCAAGCACTGCACCCAGCGCCACGCACAACGCCACGCCAGCCGCAGGGGAGCCGGCCAAGTGA
- a CDS encoding GNAT family N-acetyltransferase yields the protein MNTLAPSHTNPVLGDGRTTLRRFTTADADAFAAIHGDPLNIKWTASDAAMTVRAAGELIDGSIAAGWEDGRYLRFAICEKFDGVPEVVGTLSVQDIFSTLDGGSASVGIKMLPAGRGTGTAQRAIELLCGYAFGNLGLEILHWRTTDGNTASAELAKRCGFVLAAQIPGYGHVAEQVADGLMFTQSREQFASSTHPAPEPVPLDMTAVVPVLRNDAVVLRALSMADAPVLVENCVNPEAVRWTTVPLGYTMEHAEYFINTITPDGWRTGETLSFAVAHPATDELLGTVDLQCKNPGAAAIGINFGAHARGTGAAEAAVRLLLDYAFNQLNLSWVHWTALVPNWGSRKLAWKLGFHFDGHIRGDYNDRGTPSDRWILSLAAGDERTPQEPWTGPAPRNR from the coding sequence ATGAACACCCTGGCCCCCTCACACACCAACCCAGTCCTTGGCGACGGCCGCACCACCCTGCGCCGCTTCACCACAGCCGACGCGGACGCCTTCGCCGCGATCCACGGTGATCCGCTGAACATCAAGTGGACCGCCTCCGACGCGGCCATGACCGTGCGGGCGGCAGGCGAGCTGATCGACGGCTCCATCGCCGCCGGCTGGGAGGACGGGCGCTACCTGCGCTTTGCCATCTGCGAGAAGTTCGACGGCGTCCCCGAGGTTGTGGGCACGCTCAGTGTGCAGGACATTTTTTCAACGCTCGACGGCGGTTCGGCCAGCGTCGGCATCAAGATGTTGCCGGCCGGCCGCGGCACGGGCACCGCCCAGCGGGCCATTGAACTGCTGTGCGGTTACGCCTTCGGAAACCTTGGCCTGGAAATCCTGCACTGGCGCACCACCGACGGCAACACGGCAAGTGCCGAGCTGGCCAAGCGTTGCGGCTTTGTCCTGGCGGCTCAGATTCCGGGTTACGGCCATGTCGCCGAACAGGTGGCCGACGGGCTGATGTTCACCCAAAGCCGTGAACAGTTCGCCTCCAGCACCCATCCGGCACCGGAACCAGTGCCGTTGGACATGACGGCGGTCGTGCCGGTGCTGCGCAACGACGCGGTGGTGTTGCGGGCCCTGTCCATGGCCGATGCCCCGGTCCTGGTGGAAAACTGTGTGAACCCGGAAGCCGTTCGATGGACAACTGTGCCACTGGGCTACACGATGGAGCACGCCGAGTACTTCATCAACACCATCACCCCGGACGGCTGGCGCACGGGGGAGACGCTTTCGTTCGCTGTCGCCCACCCCGCAACGGATGAACTGTTGGGAACAGTTGACTTGCAGTGCAAGAACCCGGGCGCTGCCGCCATCGGCATCAACTTTGGTGCCCACGCCCGCGGCACCGGTGCCGCGGAAGCTGCCGTGCGGCTGCTCCTTGACTATGCGTTCAACCAGCTCAACCTCAGCTGGGTGCACTGGACGGCGCTGGTGCCCAACTGGGGCAGCAGGAAGCTGGCCTGGAAACTGGGCTTCCACTTTGACGGGCACATCCGCGGCGACTACAACGACCGCGGCACACCGTCGGACCGTTGGATTCTCTCACTTGCTGCAGGGGACGAACGGACACCCCAGGAACCATGGACCGGTCCGGCGCCGCGCAACAGGTAA
- a CDS encoding bifunctional riboflavin kinase/FAD synthetase: protein MQIWNSLAEVPQDFGPCVVTLGNFDGLHRGHQEVLAQVRAEALSRGAAAVALTFDPHPALIHRPDTAPEQIMGLADKLAAMAALGLDGVLVLPYTLEFAAQTPEQFVRSVFVETLGACTVVVGQDVRFGQGNSGDLSTMVSLGADLGFDVVVVNDEGHDRRWSSTWVREALRKGEVDTAAAVLGRTHTMSGEVVHGAARGRELGFPTANLSPDACGIIPADGVYAGWLTDTHGHRWPAAISVGSNPTFVGVSRQVEAYVLDRPEEPIEAFDLYGQHVVVEFVQRLRGMVAYTGPAALIEQMHVDVDQARAILV, encoded by the coding sequence GTGCAGATTTGGAACTCCCTGGCTGAAGTTCCCCAGGACTTTGGCCCCTGCGTGGTCACCTTGGGTAACTTTGACGGGCTGCACCGAGGCCACCAGGAAGTCCTTGCCCAGGTCCGTGCCGAGGCGCTGTCACGGGGTGCCGCCGCGGTGGCACTGACCTTCGATCCGCATCCCGCCCTCATTCACCGTCCCGATACTGCGCCCGAACAAATCATGGGCCTGGCTGACAAACTGGCCGCCATGGCGGCGTTGGGCTTGGACGGGGTCCTTGTTCTTCCCTACACCCTGGAATTTGCCGCCCAAACCCCTGAACAGTTTGTGCGCAGCGTCTTTGTTGAAACGTTGGGCGCCTGCACCGTGGTGGTGGGCCAGGATGTCCGCTTCGGGCAGGGAAACTCCGGTGACTTATCCACCATGGTGAGTCTCGGCGCGGACCTGGGGTTCGACGTCGTGGTTGTCAATGATGAGGGTCATGACCGGCGCTGGTCCTCGACCTGGGTGCGCGAGGCGCTGCGCAAAGGTGAGGTTGACACGGCCGCTGCGGTGCTGGGCCGCACCCACACAATGAGCGGGGAAGTGGTGCACGGCGCCGCCCGCGGGCGTGAACTGGGATTCCCGACGGCGAACCTCTCACCCGATGCGTGCGGGATCATCCCGGCGGACGGCGTCTATGCGGGCTGGCTGACGGACACGCACGGGCACCGCTGGCCGGCTGCGATCTCCGTGGGCTCCAACCCCACCTTCGTCGGAGTCAGCCGCCAGGTGGAGGCATATGTGCTTGACCGGCCCGAAGAACCCATCGAGGCTTTCGACCTGTACGGCCAGCACGTGGTGGTGGAATTTGTGCAGCGGCTGCGCGGCATGGTTGCCTACACGGGGCCCGCAGCGCTGATTGAGCAGATGCACGTTGATGTGGACCAGGCCCGCGCAATTCTGGTTTGA
- the rpsO gene encoding 30S ribosomal protein S15, producing MALDAAVKQEIMQAFATVEGDTGSPEVQVAMLSRRITDLTEHLKMHKHDHHTRRGLMGLVGRRRRLLAYLKDTDIARYRTLIERLGLRR from the coding sequence GTGGCATTAGACGCCGCTGTAAAGCAAGAAATCATGCAGGCTTTTGCAACCGTCGAAGGCGACACCGGTTCGCCTGAGGTTCAGGTTGCAATGCTCTCACGTCGCATCACCGACCTGACCGAGCACTTGAAGATGCACAAGCACGACCACCACACCCGCCGCGGCCTCATGGGCCTGGTTGGTCGCCGTCGTCGCCTGCTTGCGTACCTCAAGGACACCGACATCGCCCGCTACCGTACGCTCATCGAGCGCCTCGGCCTGCGCCGCTAG